The genomic segment GCGGTCCCCACCACCTATCTCGGCGGGTCCACCCGCATCTCCCTGTGGGCGCGGGCCTGGCTCGCGCGCGCCCGGTTCCTCGCGGGCGAGTGGGACGACGCCCTGCGCACCGTCCGAGAGGCGGAGCCGCTGCTCGAACGCAGCGGGATCGTGCTCGCCGCTCCCCTGCTGCACTGGACGGCCGTGGCCGTGCACGCCCTGCGCGGGGAGTGGGAGGAGGCCGAGTCGACGCTGCGCCGGTGCGAGGCGGGCCCTCAGGACTACGAGTGGATGCGCGTCGCTTCCTGCCTCGCCCGCGCCCACCTCGCCGAGGCGCGAGCCGACTCCGCGGGCGTGCTGCGCGCACTCCACCCGCTCACCCAGAGCTGGGCGGGCGGCAGCATCGACGAGCCGGGCCACTGGCCCTGGCACGACCTGTACGCGCACGCGCTGGTCGTCGAAGGCCGGCACGCCGAGGCCGACACCTTCCTGCGCCGCCACGAACGGCTCGCCGACGACCGGGAGAGCGCGTCGACCCGCGCCCGGCTGGCGGCCGCCCGGGGACGCCTGCTCGGCGCCCAGGGCGACCACGTCGGCGCGACCCAGGCGTTCGAACGCGCACTCGACACCCTGGAGACCCTGCCCCTGCGCTACGACCGCGCCCGCGTGCTCTTCGCCTACGGGCAGACGCTGCGCCGGGCGGGCAAACGACGCAGGGCCGACGCCGTGATCTCGACATCGCGGGAGATTTTCGTCAGTCTGGGGGCCGCCACGTGTGTGGCGCGCTGTGACCGTGAACTGAAGGCGGGTGGGATGCACGTCGTCCGGTCGGCCCGTCAGGCCGGGGGACTCACGCCCCAGGAGGAGGCCGTCGCCGAGCTGGTGGCCCGGGGCCTGTCCAACCGTGAGGTCGCCGCCGAACTCTTCCTCGCCACCAAGACGGTCCAGTACCACCTGACCCGCGTCTACGCGAAGCTCGGCGTCCGTTCCCGGGCCGAGCTCGCCGCGCGCCGCTCGTCGAGCGGCGATGTCACCGTTCCCTCGATTCGACAGGAGATCGAATGACGCCGCACCACCAGATCACCGGCCCGGACACCGGCGAGGTCGTCGTGCTCGCCGGGTCGATCGGCAGCAACCTCAGCATGTGGGACCCGCAGGTGCCCCGGCTCGTGGACGCGGGCTTCCGCGTGGTCCGGTTCGACAACCGCGGCCACGGCCGCTCGCCCGTGCCCGACGGCCCCAGCTCGATGGCCGACCTCGCCGGCGACGTCGTCGAACTGCTCGACACCCTGGGCATCGAGCGCGCGCACCTCGTGGGGCTCTCGCTGGGCGGGATGATCGGCATGTGGCTCGGCGCCCACGAGCCGTCGAGGATCGACCGGCTGGTGCTGTGCTGCACGTCGGCCAAGCTCGGCACCCCGCAGATGTGGGAGGAGCGGGCGACGCAGGCGACGACCAAGGGAATGGTCAGCATCGCCGACGGCAGCATCGGCCGGTGGTTCACACCCGGCTGGATCCAAGCCAACCCGGGCCTGGCCAAGGAGTACCACCACATGACGGCCACCGTGCCCGCCGCGGGCTACGCGTCGTGCTGCGCCGCCATCGGCGGGATGGACCTGCGTGACGCCCTGCCGTCGATCACGGCGCCGACCCTGGTCATCGGCGGCCGCGACGACCAGGCCACGCCGCCCGAGCACGCGCAGCTGATCGCCGACCGCATCCCCGGCGCGCGCCTGGAGCTCGTCGACGGCGCCGCCCACCTGGGCAACGTCGAACAGCCGGAGATCTTCGGCGAGCTCATCACGGAACACCTCACGGCGAGGTGACCGGAAGCGGCGGGTGGGCCCCGCTCGAGAACTCGCGTGAGGGCGTCCACGCGGTGCGTGACGAGGTCACGGTAGGCGGGACTGCCTTGGACGTTGACCTCGTCCCCCGGGGAGACAATGGGAAACTTCTTCCCCGCGCGCCAGACCAAGATGGTTCGGTGATGGTGAGCAGGCTCGTTGCGTCCCGTTGGCGCCCTGACCGAGATGTTGCCTCGCTGTCACCGGCGGTTCTCTGTTTCGTCCGCGGTGACAACTGGGCTGCCTCACAGCTCGGTGAAGTATTAGCCGACAGGCTCGACGTGTGCGTCAGGCAGATGCAGAGCAAGCGAGTGTCGGAGTTCAGTCCCGAACCATCCCCGCATGCGCGGGGCCGCCCCCCGAGGCCCCGGCCGCCAAAACGGGTTCGTCACCCCACTGCCGCACGGCGCGACCGTGCTCCTCGGCGAGTCTGCGCGCTGACTTCTCTGCGATGCCGCCCCTGTCGTCCTCCCGCACGGAGACGGGGTTCTCGAAAGCGGAGACGAGGTTGACCGGCTGGTCGGCACGGACCACGACGGCTACCAGGCTCGGGCGTGTGCGGTGCGCGTAGGAGTTGGTGTGTCCTGTGGGCATCGAGCGGGCGAAGGCGTCGAGGAACAGTCGGGCGCCGTCGTCGGTGGTGTCCGCGTCGCCGAGATTCTCCTCGAGCTGGTGAATCCCAAGCGTTGCGTAGCGGTAGAGGGTGGCCGAATTAAACCCGACGGTGCCGATCATGCCCGCGCCGGTGTTCTCCGTGTTCTCGTCGTCCACTACCTCGCGGGATTGCGGTTCGGGGTGCGTGTCGACCAGCCGGGCAGTCTGCTGCGCGACTACCACACCGTCAGCGACTACCGCGGTGTCCCGCTTCGCCAGGCCGGCGTCAACGCCAAGGGAGAGCAGAAGCCCACCTCCCCAGCAAAGAGCACGCATGCTACCCACCGCTACTACCTTCAGGACGCCGTCTTCGTTGCTGCTGTCTCAGGACCGGCGCCGTTGATGACCGCACTCGCCGACGCGATACGTCGCCCTGCCTACCCGCTGTCGTTGGGACGGCGTTCGTGCCCGCCAACACAACCGATCGTGCTCGCTGTCGAGGAGGCGGAGGTGAGGGCGACGCTGGCCGCATGTCCGTGGCAGGCCGACACCCACAACCGCCGTCGTCTTCGCAGCCGGCACGGGGGAAGCCTCACTCACACGTCGACCTCCCCGCGACACCCCACGACCCCTTCGCCCTGTTGAGCTGGTGGCCCCATGCCGTTCCTCTCTCGCATCCGCATCAACCCCTTCCGTGAAGTCAGCCGAAAACTGCTCACCAATCCGCACGTCACACACGGTGCCGTGGTAGCCGGCCTTCCCGATCCTGAAGCAGACCGTCCACTATGGAGGTGGGACAGCGAGCGCGAAGGCAGGCCGTATCTCCTCGTCCTCACCAGTACCGCTCCGGACTGGACTCACCTCGTCGAACAGTGCGGTTGGCCCTCCGCGGGTGGCGACCACGTCGTCACCCGCGACTACGCCCCGCTCCTGCGCCAGCTCGCGAAGGGGCGGGAGTTCGCTTTCCGTGTCACCGCGAATCCCGTGCAGCATGTCCCAGCTCCTGTCATGGATTCAGTGCAGGGCTCCCCGGCGAAGCGCGGCCGCGCTCAGCGCATGGGACATCGCACCGCCTCTCATCAGCAACGCTAGTTCCTCCAGCGTGTCGAACGCTGGGGTTTCTCCATCCCCCGGCGCGACTCGGTGGAATCGGCACCGGAGCGGACGAGAATTCGGACCTGCGGGTCACTCAGAGGCAACGGCTTTCTTTCGCTAAGAAGAAGGCAGGCAAACCGGTTGTTCTGCACCTCGCGACGTTCGAGGGACGTCTGCGGATCAGCGACCCGGAGGTGTTCTCCCGCACTCTGCTCGAAGGTCTCGGCCCAGCGAAGGCCTACGGCTGTGGTCTCCTCACCCTCGCACCACTCCCGGCGACCACGCAGAGGTGAGAAGTGGCCGATATCTGGTGGAAAGCTCACCCGCACGATCTGCACCGCCTCACCGACCGCGTTTCCAGCGTCTATGTCGAACGCAGCCACCTCGACCGCGCCGAAAACGCGATCGCCGTCATCAATCGTCGCGAGACCGTAAGGATTCCGGCTGCGCTCGTGGCTGTGGTGTTGCTCGGGCCGGGAACCCGTGTCACCCATGGTGCGATGCAACTGCTGGCTGACTCGGGCACAGCGGTGTGCTGGGTCGGCGAGCAAGGTGTACGGATGTATGCGTCGGGCCTCGGCCCGAGCCGGGGCGCGGCGCTGTTGCAGCAACAGGCGTATTTGGTCAGTCGAACCAAACCACGCTTGGAAGTGGCGCGCGCCATGTATGCCATGCGGTTCCCCGGCGAAGATGTCACGACACTCACCATGCAGCAGCTCCGAGGTAGGGAAGGCGCCCGCGTCCGCAAGGTCTACCAACAGCAGGCACGTAGGTATGGGGTTACCTCGACCGGCCGGGCGTACAAGGCGGGGGATGCCTTCGCGGCCGGGGACGATCTGAACCGCCTGCTGTCCGCCGCCAACGCCGCTCTGTACGGGCTCTGTCATGCGGTCATCGTTGGGTTAGGGGCAAGCCCGGGACGCATCTGCATCGGCAGTGGAATCCGACCGGTGACGAGCCACCGCTGGTGGAAGGCACTAACCTCGTACGCAGGCCGTATGACGAAAAACTCCAACTTTGACCCCTGGTCGGCCGTCGATGCCGCCGCCAACGGCACACATCGGCTGTTGGTGGTCGGGGACTGGTCGAACTACCTCGTGGTAAATCGGGTTGGAACCACAGTTTCATACCTGCCTCCGGGCGTGTTGCAGGGCAGTAACCGCAGGCCAGACGGCCGTGTCGGCTGGTACGTCTACTGGCGTGTAGGCGCGAACGTGCTGACTCCGAAGGCTTTCCGGCTGTTGAAGGTCACGACAACGGCCTGACCCCCAAAGGATTCGGGAATAACCGGCTAGTCAACGTCAGTTAGATACGTTTTGGTCTTTTCAACCCTCCGTCATGTGGAGTGGAAAGCCCCCGGCTGGAACTAGAGTCCTGGTCGGGGGTTTCCCGTTCCTGCTGGTGCCAAGGCCAGGCGGGCTCGACCTTCTTCAGGGAATCTCAGGTAGGCGGGGCTCGACCATGCCCGCAATCACCTCGGCGGCTTCACAGGCGGCCTGCGAGCTGTCCTCTCCGGTGATGGTTACATCGACTCGGGAGAGGTCGTCTATTTCCATCGCGAAGTTGCAGTCGCCCAGTTTCGAGTTCTGGGTCGAAGCGGCGGGGCGTCGGTTGATCTCGCTGGTCTCAATACCGTCGCCGTAGTCTCGCATCTCATCGATACTTTGCGTGTCATGGATGCTTACGGCGAACGTGAACCCGTCTCCGCCATTATTTAGGCTATTCTGCCAGAAGCATGCGCGTACGTCTTTATCTTCTTTGTATCGTGAGTCAAAGTTGCCCACATCGGCAAGGTCTTCAGTTGTAAGCAGCTCGCAGGGGTCAATGTCGAGGCTAATCGAGGTAGCTGAAGTGGGTGTTGTTGGAAGTATGCTACCGGTCGAAGGATTATTCGACCAAGTTTGAGGCGATGCGGATCCTGGCTCCTCGCTTGCGCACCCAGACGCTGCCGACAGTAGCAAGGTCAAAGTGGCAATACCTGCCCACTTGTTGAACTTGGAAGACACAGATCATCAACCGCCCAAATTGCGAAACGCGTCCACGGAGGACTCTTCTTGCTCTTCGTACTGATCCGAAGCCCTCTGTAGGGCCTCTCAACTCTGCTGTAGCACGATCTCTAGTGCATCAAGTGAGGCGCGGACGGATTGATCATCGTTCGCGGCTGCGTGCATGTGCTGCGCGACTCTTCTTCCGTAATCGTGATTTCCGAGCGGCGGCATCTTGTCGAAGGCCTGCAGTTCGGTCCGCATTATAGAGATTTCGTCAATATAGTTATTCAGCACCTCGATGATCGGGTCGGCGGCTTCCTTGGTCACCCTGAAACCGCCCGACTTGGCTGAGGAGATCAGCGCGTCCGCCGAGCGGCCCATCTTTGCCATCGCTTCGGTGCCCATCGACTTGTTCATCGCCGATAGCGCGCCCATCATCGCCCCACCGCCCGGAGCGAACGCAGCAGCTCCACTGGCGACGTTTGTGGGATCAGACACGAGTACCCCCAAGCCCAACCGCACGGAACCGTTCGGCTTCGGAGTGTATCGGCCTGACGGCTACTTCGTAGGGGATAGCCGCGTCACCTAAGCGCGGTCGTTGGGGCGGAGGTGGCTGTGGTGGCCGCCTTGCAGCTTTTGCTCAGCGGGGCCTCAGCCGAGTGACTGTAGGGTCACTGTCCGCAATGCTGTCTGCTATGTCGACGTTCTCCAGGTGCTCCTGTATCACCGGTTCGGCCTGCGCTTTCACGCGCCGTCGTTGCTCTTCCAGGTCGTGGACCCGCTCCTCTAGCCAACTCACCCGAGCGTTGAGCGCGTGGAGGTCATCCTGGTGAAGCCGTGCGCTGATGCGGTCGTGCAGGTCGCGCATGCGGTAGAACAGCTCGCGCATGATCGCACCTTCTTAGTGATCGTCATCTCGATGTGAGCCTGTGCTCTGGGGTGCCCACAAGCGTCGTCGCTTCTCGTACCTGCGTTTGCTTGACAGTCACACACCTGACTGCGGTGTCGGCCCCGCGTGCGCGAGGATGCTTCGCCGGACGGATTGTCGGAGCTCGCACACTGGCGATCCAGGCGGTGGTCATCGACAGGGCGAGTGGCAGGGTGTGGCATACCACACCAGGGTGCCGATGCCGTCGCGCAGCGGGGACTCCACCGGCGAGCTCATCACGGAACACCTCACGGCGAGGTGAGCGGAAGCCGTCGCTCGTTCCGGTGAACGGTGCGCCATCGCCGCCGGGCTGTCGGTGCGGCTGACTACGGTCGCCGCTGCGACAGCTCGACACGCTGGGGGAAGCGATGGGTGGGTTCCGGTCGGATCAGGCGCGTGGCCCGGATGGCAAGTGGATCAAGGAGAAGATCGGCGGAACGGTCGTGGGGGCCGCTCTGGTAGCCACGATGATGGCGACGCCGATCGGCGCAGGAGTCACCGCGAGCGGCGGTGCGCTCTCCGCCGAGTCGTCGATCGGGCAGCTCGCCCGGAGCACGCTCGACAAGGCCAAGCAGAGCGCGAAGAAGGGGCAGCGTCGCACCACGTGGAAGCGGCTCGACCTCCGGGAAGTCACACGCAAGTCGGATCGGGTTGCCGACTGCGCCGTGCACTCCTACGGTCGGGTCCAGCGTTTGCTCGCGACCACGCCGTGCCGTTCGCTGCATCGCGTGCTCTATGCCCTCGACGGCCGCGACGGTGACCGGGTCGTGGTGTCGGTGTCGTGGGTGCGGATGCGCAGCACGGGGGCGGCGCGGGCGCTGCGGAACCTCGTCGACGTGCACGGGACGGGCAACATCCGCCCCCTGCCCGGCAGCCTCGTGGGGTCAGGCCGCATCGACTGGACGGGGTGGAACTACGACTCCGTCCGGTCGGGCAGGCAGGTCACGATCGCCGAGGTCGAGCCGCTGCGGGGAAATCCGAGCGCGGAATACATGGACGCCGTCGCCGAAGCCGCCGCCCAGTTCCCCCGACCTCGGTGACGTCCGGAATGGCAACCGCCGGGTCAGAAGTGACGCGAGCCGCCATGGTGGAATGTTCCTAACAAGTGGAACGAGGGACTTGCCGCGCACGTCTCAGGTCGGATACCCGACCAGCGGCGAAATGCTCGGCTTCGCCTTCACCACGGAGGAGTGCTCACCCATGTCCGGTGGGGATTACATCGACAGTACCGCCCACGCTGCCACGCTCTCCTCCGCGATGGACGACTTCGAGAAGGCGCTGACCTACCGGTGGCGGGAGCTGGTCACGGAGAAGATCTACGCGCTGGAGCACGACTACCCGGTGCGGATCAGGCGTTCGATGAGTCCGCACAACTCCGAACCGATGTGGGAGTACTGGTCTGCGGCCGCGGTCCACCACATGCGGGGTCCGCAGGGCGGGTGTGCCTACGTCGACTGGGTGCGGGGAGGCCAGGAGGGTTCGCTCGGCTCCGTCACCTGCGACGGGAAGACGGGGGCCACCGAAGAGGTCGATGTCGTGGGGCCCAGCGGTCAGATGGAGACCGTCCCGCCCTACATCGACTGCGGTATGGGGAAAGTACTGGCCCAGGTCGAGGACTGGGCCTGGGGCGAGCGCGAGCACGTCTACTATCAGCTTCCGCTGTTCGACACCCACGACGTCGGCGCCATCAAGAAGGCCCACGACGACTTCATCAAGGTGGGCAAGCAGCTCGGGTTGGAAGCCGCGTCCGGTTCGGCCGACGTGGGCACGTTCACGCCGACCAGCGAGCGCGAACTCGTCGCCACGGTCGAAGATCTGGCAGGTGAGCGCGGTGAGGGACAGGACTGGTGGGCGGGCTGGACCGGCCTGGCCGCCTCCCGGGCGAAGGCGGGCTTCTTCGCCTCGGTCGCACCGACCATGAACAACCAGTCCGGCATCGTGGGATCGCTTGCGAACCTGTATTCGGCTCGGGCCGCCATCATCGAGAAGGGCCGCAACGACGCCCTGTACTGGATCCAGTGGGCGACCAAGTCGCTCAAGGAAGAGGAGGCCACCTCCACGAATCTCGTGCCGGGGTGGAAGACCGTGCAAGCCCTGGGCACCGCCATCAGCATCAGCGGCGGTTGGACCGGAGTCGGCGGCGCGGTCGGCGCCAGCGTGATCCTGGTGGGCTTCCTCGGCGAGAACCTGATGGGCGAGGTGAAGCAGGAAGGGTACAAGCACGAGGTCGTGGACGTGGTCGAGCAGCTGAACACGAAGATCGACGCCCTGAACGACGAGATCACGGACCTGGAACTGGATTACTCCGGTGTCGTGGGCTCGCTGCGGACCACGATGTTCGGCATCCACAGCTACAACCTGGAGCTGTACGACCTGACGCAGAACGACCCGCAGGGTGACGACGAGGACGAGAAGGACGGATACACGGCCCACGTCGACGACATCCTCAAGATCGGCCAGGCGTGTTACGAGGCGGGCGAAGCGTATGCCGAGCTGCTGCCGACCCTCTCCGGCACGTTCGAGGCCGACGCGAGCCTCGCGGACAAGGACGGTAGCCCGACGGAGACCGACACGCTTTTGATCGAGACCCGCGACCGGCTGGAAGAGTTCATGAAGACGTCCTCGGCGCGCTATCTGCTCGCCGGCGACCAGGTCAAGAAGGCCGCGGAAGCCTACGCGGAGGCGGAGGAGGACCAGAAGGCGGCGTTCGACCGGATCATGGCCGACTGGGAGGACGCGGACGTCGGCGACTACCAGGACGACGTCGACTTCGACCCGGAAGAGGCCGCCCGCGAGACCGAACGCACCGGCTTCGATCCGTACGAGGACCACCCCGCTCGGGGCGGCGCCGAGCCCGGTGCCGGTGACGGCGAGGAGTACGAGACCGACAAGGACTCCTGACGGGCACGTGCGTGGGTGTCGAGCCGGAGGCCTGCCCGACACCCACGCACCGCACCACTACCGCACGGGCGCTCCCGGGCCGAGTGGGATGCCGAGCACCCACCAGGCGAGGAACAGCAGCGTCCAGGCGGTGGTCATCGCCAGGGCGAGCGGCAGGGTGTAGGACACCAGGGTGCCGATGCCGGCGTTCTTGCGATACCGCTGGAGGAATCCGAGCGCCATGATGAAGTACGGGCTCATGGGCGTGATCGCCGTGGACCCGGAGTCGGCGATGCGGAACAGTGCCTGCGTCGTTTCGGCGGGCACGTCGACGAGCATCAGCATCGGAACCAGCACCGGGGCGGCGATCGACCACATCGCCGAGCCGCTCGTCACCATCACGTTGACCAGTGTCAGCAGCACGAGCACCAGCAGGAACACGACGATGATCGGCAGTCCCGTCGTTTCGAGCAGTTCGGCCGCCCGCACCGACAGCACGTCGCCGACGTGGGTCCAGTCGAAGTACGCGAGGAACTGGGCGATGGCGAAGAACAGCACGAGCACGGGCGCCATCTGCTTGAGGCCCTCGACCATCAGCTTGGGCACGTCGGCGGCCTTCGTGATGGTGCCCGTGCGCACGCCGTACACGATGCCGACGGTGCCGAAGAGGAACGCCACCACGGTGGCGATGCCGTCGAGCAGCGGGGACTCCACGATGCTGCCGTCCTCACCCCGCAGCGGCGAGGATTCCGGAAGCACGAGCGCCACCAGCACCACGGTCGCGACGAGCAGCGCCGCACCGGCCAGCCGCAGCGCCGAGCGCTCCCGTGGGGACAGTCGCAGTGTGGCGATGTCGTCGAGCTCGGCGTCGGGATCGGGGTCCAGGTCGGGACGTTTACTGAGCACGAACCGGGTCACCAGAGTGATCACGGCGGCCAGCACGAGCGACGAGGCGATGTTGAAGAACCAGTTGCTCACCGGCGAGACGTACGCGTCCGGGTCGATGATCTGTGCCGCCGCCGTGGTGATCCCGGCGAAGATCGCGTCGTTGGGTGTCGGGATGGGGCTGGCGTCGTAGCCGGAGGCGATGGAGGTGTAGGCGACGACGACGCCGAGGATCGGCGAGCGACCCACCGCGCGGAAGGCGAGCCCTCCCAGGGGCACCAGGATGATGTAGGCGGCGGCGGAGGCCACGTGCGCCGCGGTGCCCGCGAAGGCGACGGCGAACACCACCCACGACGCCGGAACGCGGGACACGCTGACCCGCATGAGCGCGGCGAGGAAGCCGCTGCGCTCGGCCACGGCGACACCCATGATCACCACGACGATCGTGGCCATGGGCGGAAACGACGCGAAGTTGTCGATCATCGTCGACACGGCCATCGCGAGGCCGTCGCCCGAGATCAGGCTGCGCACGGCCACCGTCTCGCCGTCGCTCGGCGACACCACGGAGACGCCGAGCCCGGCGAGGACGGCGCTGACCACCGCGAGGATCGCGGACAGCAGCCAGAACAGCCAGAACGGGTGGGGCAGCGCGTTGCCCGCGCGTTCGATGACGCCCATGGCGCGCACGATGCGCGGGAGTCTCCGGCCGTCGGCAGCCTTCGAGGAGGAGTCCTGTGTCGTCATGGTCAATCCTTTGAGGACGGAAGCCGGTGGCGGCTGACGAAGTGCCACAGCACCTCGTGCGCCTCGATGGTCTGGGTGGTCTCGCCGCCGCCGCTGTAGACGTCGGCGCCCGGCCAGGTGTGGCCGCCGCCGTCCACGGCGACGTGCCGGACCTCCGCGCCGCGGTCGCAGCCGTGGGAACGGAACACCGTGATGTCCGGCTCGATCCGCCGGCTCGTGGTCGTGCCCGCGCAGCCGTTGCGGTCCGCCCAGCCGCGCACCCAGTCGGGGATGGCGGGCAGGTCGCGCTCGGCGTCACCCGCGTACGGGATCGTCGCGTCGTGGGTGCCGTGGAACTCGATGACCGGCACCGGTCGCCCTGGTTCGCAGTCCTCGCGGGTCCCGGGGTAGAAGGCGCCCGCGACGGGCGCGATCGCGGCGATGCGGTCGGACATCCGGCAGGCGAGCAGGCCGGTGAGACCCGCGCCGTTGGACTTCCCCGTCGCATACACCCGGCGGGTGTCCACGCAGAGTTCACGTTCGAGCTGGTCGAGCAGGTCACCGGTGAACGCGACGTCGTCGACGCCGGGCGCGGAGTACGGGGCGCCCTGCCAGGCCTGCCGGTCGCCGTCCCCGAGTCCGACGACGCCGTTCGGATAGGCGACGACGGCGGGCAACGTGGAGAGTTTCGAGAACTCCTCCGTGCGCACGGCGTCGTTGCCGCGGCCGTGGAACACGACGACCACGGGCCACGGGCGACGTGCATCGTAGTTCTCGGGCAGGTGCAGGCGGTAGGTCCGGTCGAGACCACCGCTGCTGATCGTCCTGTCGTGGCTCGTGCCCGGTGGTTGCGGCGCGACGCTGCCGCAGCCGGGCGAGGCGGGCCGGGGGTGTGCTGTCGCGGGAGGCGCGCTGAGTGCGAGGAGCGCGCCCGCCGCGGCCAGCGCCGCGGCGAATCGGGGAAAAGGCACCCTCATGACGGTTCCCTTTCGAGTCGGTCGGCGTCGTCGACGGCCGATCACGCGCCCGGAACGAGGGCGCGCGGGGACAGCGGCGGCACGCGGGTGTGCCGTCGTTTCGAGACGTGTTTGAAGGATTCGTGCGTGGGGGCTAGCTCGCCAGCCACTCCTCGGCGAAGTCGACGATGCGCCCCACGATGGCGTCCACAAGGGACTTTCCGTCGTCGGCGTCGGAGCGGCGAGGATCTCCGAGGACGCCGTTGCGGCTGAGTCGGTCGTAGGGCACAGGGAGGGTGATCCCGGTGTGCCGCGACAGTGTGCCGAGCGGGTCCAGCTCGGCGCGCCGGGTTGTGCCCGGCACCAGTCGGTCCTCGTGCACCAGTTCCGGTGCGAGATGGCGTAGTTGTGCGGTTTCGGCTTCGCCGCTGTGCCCGTGCACCTCGCTGACCTCCATGCCCGCGACGACGTCGGAGGCCAGCGAGGTGAGCGGCGTCCAGGCGAAGCCCAGGTCCGGGTGGCTGACGAGCAGATCCTGCGCCACCGTGCTCAGGGTCGCGTTGTTGCCGCCGTGCCCGTTGACGACGAGGATCTTGCGCCAGCCGTGCCGGTGGAGGCTGGTGGCGTACTCGCGGACGACGGCGGCGAACGTCGTCGTGGTGAGCGTGACCGTGCCGGCGAAACCGAGGTGGTGGGGGGAGACGCCCACCGGCAGCGGGGGACCGACCACCGCGCGCCCGGCGAGTGCGGTCGCCACGAGGTCGGCGACCCGCTCGGCGCGGATCGAGTCCGTGGCCAGCGGCAGACCGGGGCCGTGTTGCTCGAACGCGCCCGCGGGCACGAGCACGAGCGGGCTCGCGGTCACGGCGCGTGCCGCTTCCTCGGTGGTCAGCTCGGCGAGGCGATGGGTGGTCACTGGTCGCGCTCCGGCAGGTTCGCGCTCTCGACGACGGCGCGGATGGAGGTCAGGTGCTCGTGAGTGAGCGCGTGCGCGCGGTCGGCGTCACCGGCGCGGACCGCCTCCAGGATGCGTTGGTGCTCGGCGTGGTCGCGTTCGCGGTCGTCGTAGCTGTGCCGGATCTCGATCTGCTCGCGCACGCGGACGTGCAGGAGGGCCTCGATGGTTTCGCGGAGCAGGGTGTTGCCCGCGGTGGCCGCGAGTGCCACGTGGAAGTGCACGGCCGGACGTTCGTCGCCCTTCTGGGGCGCGAGCGCGTTGGCGACCGCCTTGTCGAGCTGGGCCAGGCCGTCGGCGTCACGCGCCCGTGCGGCGGCGGCCGCGATCGAGGGCTCGA from the Saccharomonospora azurea NA-128 genome contains:
- the cas5e gene encoding type I-E CRISPR-associated protein Cas5/CasD, whose protein sequence is MRDYHTVSDYRGVPLRQAGVNAKGEQKPTSPAKSTHATHRYYLQDAVFVAAVSGPAPLMTALADAIRRPAYPLSLGRRSCPPTQPIVLAVEEAEVRATLAACPWQADTHNRRRLRSRHGGSLTHTSTSPRHPTTPSPC
- a CDS encoding AbgT family transporter; translation: MTTQDSSSKAADGRRLPRIVRAMGVIERAGNALPHPFWLFWLLSAILAVVSAVLAGLGVSVVSPSDGETVAVRSLISGDGLAMAVSTMIDNFASFPPMATIVVVIMGVAVAERSGFLAALMRVSVSRVPASWVVFAVAFAGTAAHVASAAAYIILVPLGGLAFRAVGRSPILGVVVAYTSIASGYDASPIPTPNDAIFAGITTAAAQIIDPDAYVSPVSNWFFNIASSLVLAAVITLVTRFVLSKRPDLDPDPDAELDDIATLRLSPRERSALRLAGAALLVATVVLVALVLPESSPLRGEDGSIVESPLLDGIATVVAFLFGTVGIVYGVRTGTITKAADVPKLMVEGLKQMAPVLVLFFAIAQFLAYFDWTHVGDVLSVRAAELLETTGLPIIVVFLLVLVLLTLVNVMVTSGSAMWSIAAPVLVPMLMLVDVPAETTQALFRIADSGSTAITPMSPYFIMALGFLQRYRKNAGIGTLVSYTLPLALAMTTAWTLLFLAWWVLGIPLGPGAPVR
- a CDS encoding alpha/beta hydrolase family esterase — its product is MRVPFPRFAAALAAAGALLALSAPPATAHPRPASPGCGSVAPQPPGTSHDRTISSGGLDRTYRLHLPENYDARRPWPVVVVFHGRGNDAVRTEEFSKLSTLPAVVAYPNGVVGLGDGDRQAWQGAPYSAPGVDDVAFTGDLLDQLERELCVDTRRVYATGKSNGAGLTGLLACRMSDRIAAIAPVAGAFYPGTREDCEPGRPVPVIEFHGTHDATIPYAGDAERDLPAIPDWVRGWADRNGCAGTTTSRRIEPDITVFRSHGCDRGAEVRHVAVDGGGHTWPGADVYSGGGETTQTIEAHEVLWHFVSRHRLPSSKD
- a CDS encoding type I-E CRISPR-associated protein Cas6/Cse3/CasE produces the protein MRVTQRQRLSFAKKKAGKPVVLHLATFEGRLRISDPEVFSRTLLEGLGPAKAYGCGLLTLAPLPATTQR
- the pcaD gene encoding 3-oxoadipate enol-lactonase; amino-acid sequence: MTPHHQITGPDTGEVVVLAGSIGSNLSMWDPQVPRLVDAGFRVVRFDNRGHGRSPVPDGPSSMADLAGDVVELLDTLGIERAHLVGLSLGGMIGMWLGAHEPSRIDRLVLCCTSAKLGTPQMWEERATQATTKGMVSIADGSIGRWFTPGWIQANPGLAKEYHHMTATVPAAGYASCCAAIGGMDLRDALPSITAPTLVIGGRDDQATPPEHAQLIADRIPGARLELVDGAAHLGNVEQPEIFGELITEHLTAR
- a CDS encoding DUF3558 domain-containing protein; translated protein: MSSKFNKWAGIATLTLLLSAASGCASEEPGSASPQTWSNNPSTGSILPTTPTSATSISLDIDPCELLTTEDLADVGNFDSRYKEDKDVRACFWQNSLNNGGDGFTFAVSIHDTQSIDEMRDYGDGIETSEINRRPAASTQNSKLGDCNFAMEIDDLSRVDVTITGEDSSQAACEAAEVIAGMVEPRLPEIP
- a CDS encoding type I-E CRISPR-associated protein Cas7/Cse4/CasC, whose product is MRALCWGGGLLLSLGVDAGLAKRDTAVVADGVVVAQQTARLVDTHPEPQSREVVDDENTENTGAGMIGTVGFNSATLYRYATLGIHQLEENLGDADTTDDGARLFLDAFARSMPTGHTNSYAHRTRPSLVAVVVRADQPVNLVSAFENPVSVREDDRGGIAEKSARRLAEEHGRAVRQWGDEPVLAAGASGGGPAHAGMVRD
- a CDS encoding type I-E CRISPR-associated protein Cas6/Cse3/CasE → MPFLSRIRINPFREVSRKLLTNPHVTHGAVVAGLPDPEADRPLWRWDSEREGRPYLLVLTSTAPDWTHLVEQCGWPSAGGDHVVTRDYAPLLRQLAKGREFAFRVTANPVQHVPAPVMDSVQGSPAKRGRAQRMGHRTASHQQR
- the cas1e gene encoding type I-E CRISPR-associated endonuclease Cas1e — encoded protein: MADIWWKAHPHDLHRLTDRVSSVYVERSHLDRAENAIAVINRRETVRIPAALVAVVLLGPGTRVTHGAMQLLADSGTAVCWVGEQGVRMYASGLGPSRGAALLQQQAYLVSRTKPRLEVARAMYAMRFPGEDVTTLTMQQLRGREGARVRKVYQQQARRYGVTSTGRAYKAGDAFAAGDDLNRLLSAANAALYGLCHAVIVGLGASPGRICIGSGIRPVTSHRWWKALTSYAGRMTKNSNFDPWSAVDAAANGTHRLLVVGDWSNYLVVNRVGTTVSYLPPGVLQGSNRRPDGRVGWYVYWRVGANVLTPKAFRLLKVTTTA